Proteins from a single region of Nerophis ophidion isolate RoL-2023_Sa linkage group LG10, RoL_Noph_v1.0, whole genome shotgun sequence:
- the th2 gene encoding tyrosine hydroxylase 2 isoform X2: protein MAVRCGLKRPTPACRPRTHTTHRTPMKTDSSANQAAAFGGRRQSLIEDARRERGGLPVGPPGHPKTVDGNVFEEKEGRATLNLLFALSSEKNSGFFKTGKIFETFEAKLLHMESRPGKNSKNSTSDLEFFIKCEVHSSDVDVFINSLRRVVDNVKYTPEEKVPWFPRQIKELDRCNLLITKFDPDMDKDHPGYTDQEYRKRRAFISELAFRYKQGDLLPEVEYTAEETATWREVYKKLRSIYPKLACRQFLDGLQQLERECGYGEERIPQLRDVSAFLKEKTGFQLHPVAGLLSARDFLASLAFRVFQCTQYIRHSSAPMHSPEPDCCHELLGHIPMLADKEFAQFSQEIGLASLGASQEDIEKLSTLYWFTVEFGLCKQNGTVKAYGAGLLSSYGELVYALSNEPEYKPFNPEETAVQPYQDQTYQPVYFVSDSLEDAKIKLRKYSATIERPFAVRYEPFTCAVDVLDQPSKIVNELRRLREDLKTLQGALEKLSSS from the exons ATGGCAGTGAGATGCGGTTTAAAAAGGCCCACGCCAGCTTGCCGACCgcgcacacacaccacacaccgcACACCCATGAAGACGGACAGCAGCGCCAACCAGGCGGCGGCCTTCGGCGGGCGGAGGCAGAGTCTCATCGAGGACGCCCGGCGAGAACGCGGTGGGCTCCCGGTGGGGCCGCCGGGGCACCCGAAGACCGTGGATGGAAACGTGTTCGAGGAGAAGGAGGGCAGGGCGACCCTCAACCTGCTGTTTGCCCTCAGCAGCGAGAAGAACTCTGGATTTTTCAAAACGGGGAAAATATTCGAG ACATTTGAAGCCAAACTTCTGCACATGGAAAGTCGACCGGGGAAGAATTCAAAGAACAGCACGTCGGACTTGGAGTTCTTCATCAAGTGTGAAGTCCACAGCTCGGACGTGGACGTCTTCATCAACTCGCTGAGGAGAGTGGTTGACAACGTTAAGTACACCCCAGAGGAAAAAG TCCCGTGGTTTCCTCGACAGATAAAAGAGCTGGACAGATGCAACTTGTTGATAACCAAATTTGATCCCGACATGGACAAGGACCATCCG GGCTATACCGACCAAGAATATAGGAAGAGGCGCGCCTTCATTTCCGAGCTGGCCTTCAGATACAAACA AGGTGACTTGCTGCCGGAGGTGGAGTACACCGCAGAAGAAACAGCCACATG gagAGAAGTGTACAAGAAGTTACGCAGCATTTACCCTAAACTGGCCTGCCGGCAGTTCCTGGACGGTCTGCAGCAGCTGGAGCGGGAGTGCGGCTACGGAGAGGAGCGCATCCCTCAGCTCAGAGACGTCTCCGCCTTTCTCAAAG AAAAAACAGGTTTCCAACTGCACCCGGTCGCTGGCCTCCTGTCCGCCAGAGACTTCCTGGCCAGTTTGGCCTTCCGAGTGTTCCAATGCACGCAGTACATCCGCCATTCCTCGGCACCCATGCATTCCCCTGAGCC AGACTGCTGTCATGAGCTGCTTGGACACATCCCCATGCTGGCAGACAAGGAGTTTGCCCAGTTTTCCCAG GAGATCGGCCTGGCCTCACTCGGAGCTTCACAAGAAGACATTGAGAAACTATCCACG TTATACTGGTTCACCGTGGAGTTCGGACTCTGCAAACAGAACGGGACGGTGAAAGCTTACGGCGCCGGCCTCCTCTCGTCCTACGGCGAGCTTGTT TATGCTCTGTCCAACGAGCCGGAGTACAAACCCTTCAACCCGGAGGAAACTGCTGTGCAGCCGTATCAGGATCAAACCTACCAGCCAGTTTACTTCGTCTCTGATAGCTTGGAGGACGCCAAGATTAAACTGAG GAAGTACTCTGCGACCATCGAGAGGCCCTTTGCGGTGCGATACGAGCCTTTCACCTGCGCCGTTGACGTACTGGATCAGCCCAGCAAGATTGTAAACGAACTGCGCAGGTTGCGAGAAGACCTGAAGACGCTGCAGGGTGCCTTGGAGAAGCTGAGTTCCTCTTGA
- the th2 gene encoding tyrosine hydroxylase 2 isoform X1, with translation MAVRCGLKRPTPACRPRTHTTHRTPMKTDSSANQAAAFGGRRQSLIEDARRERGGLPVGPPGHPKTVDGNVFEEKEGRATLNLLFALSSEKNSGFFKTGKIFEVMKVTFEAKLLHMESRPGKNSKNSTSDLEFFIKCEVHSSDVDVFINSLRRVVDNVKYTPEEKVPWFPRQIKELDRCNLLITKFDPDMDKDHPGYTDQEYRKRRAFISELAFRYKQGDLLPEVEYTAEETATWREVYKKLRSIYPKLACRQFLDGLQQLERECGYGEERIPQLRDVSAFLKEKTGFQLHPVAGLLSARDFLASLAFRVFQCTQYIRHSSAPMHSPEPDCCHELLGHIPMLADKEFAQFSQEIGLASLGASQEDIEKLSTLYWFTVEFGLCKQNGTVKAYGAGLLSSYGELVYALSNEPEYKPFNPEETAVQPYQDQTYQPVYFVSDSLEDAKIKLRKYSATIERPFAVRYEPFTCAVDVLDQPSKIVNELRRLREDLKTLQGALEKLSSS, from the exons ATGGCAGTGAGATGCGGTTTAAAAAGGCCCACGCCAGCTTGCCGACCgcgcacacacaccacacaccgcACACCCATGAAGACGGACAGCAGCGCCAACCAGGCGGCGGCCTTCGGCGGGCGGAGGCAGAGTCTCATCGAGGACGCCCGGCGAGAACGCGGTGGGCTCCCGGTGGGGCCGCCGGGGCACCCGAAGACCGTGGATGGAAACGTGTTCGAGGAGAAGGAGGGCAGGGCGACCCTCAACCTGCTGTTTGCCCTCAGCAGCGAGAAGAACTCTGGATTTTTCAAAACGGGGAAAATATTCGAGGTAATGAAGGTG ACATTTGAAGCCAAACTTCTGCACATGGAAAGTCGACCGGGGAAGAATTCAAAGAACAGCACGTCGGACTTGGAGTTCTTCATCAAGTGTGAAGTCCACAGCTCGGACGTGGACGTCTTCATCAACTCGCTGAGGAGAGTGGTTGACAACGTTAAGTACACCCCAGAGGAAAAAG TCCCGTGGTTTCCTCGACAGATAAAAGAGCTGGACAGATGCAACTTGTTGATAACCAAATTTGATCCCGACATGGACAAGGACCATCCG GGCTATACCGACCAAGAATATAGGAAGAGGCGCGCCTTCATTTCCGAGCTGGCCTTCAGATACAAACA AGGTGACTTGCTGCCGGAGGTGGAGTACACCGCAGAAGAAACAGCCACATG gagAGAAGTGTACAAGAAGTTACGCAGCATTTACCCTAAACTGGCCTGCCGGCAGTTCCTGGACGGTCTGCAGCAGCTGGAGCGGGAGTGCGGCTACGGAGAGGAGCGCATCCCTCAGCTCAGAGACGTCTCCGCCTTTCTCAAAG AAAAAACAGGTTTCCAACTGCACCCGGTCGCTGGCCTCCTGTCCGCCAGAGACTTCCTGGCCAGTTTGGCCTTCCGAGTGTTCCAATGCACGCAGTACATCCGCCATTCCTCGGCACCCATGCATTCCCCTGAGCC AGACTGCTGTCATGAGCTGCTTGGACACATCCCCATGCTGGCAGACAAGGAGTTTGCCCAGTTTTCCCAG GAGATCGGCCTGGCCTCACTCGGAGCTTCACAAGAAGACATTGAGAAACTATCCACG TTATACTGGTTCACCGTGGAGTTCGGACTCTGCAAACAGAACGGGACGGTGAAAGCTTACGGCGCCGGCCTCCTCTCGTCCTACGGCGAGCTTGTT TATGCTCTGTCCAACGAGCCGGAGTACAAACCCTTCAACCCGGAGGAAACTGCTGTGCAGCCGTATCAGGATCAAACCTACCAGCCAGTTTACTTCGTCTCTGATAGCTTGGAGGACGCCAAGATTAAACTGAG GAAGTACTCTGCGACCATCGAGAGGCCCTTTGCGGTGCGATACGAGCCTTTCACCTGCGCCGTTGACGTACTGGATCAGCCCAGCAAGATTGTAAACGAACTGCGCAGGTTGCGAGAAGACCTGAAGACGCTGCAGGGTGCCTTGGAGAAGCTGAGTTCCTCTTGA